The DNA sequence TGGCGATACGCAGGTTCTCATGCATCATTTCTGAGATTTTGATAATGCCCATCGGGATTCTCGCAATATATGGTTTATATATGAATCGTATATGTTCTGTATCTTAGCCGACTTGTGCGCAACGTTGCAACTCAGACGTTATTTTTGGTGAAAGCGGCGGGCCTGATTGGCAAACCCCTCGCTGAGAACTATGTTGGAGGTGAAAAAATGGTGACCAGCAAAGCGAAGTTAACGGAGAGAAATGATGAGTTTAATGCCCAGAATCGGCGTCGGCGTACTGATTTTCCGCGAGGGGAAATTGTTGCTGGGCCGCAGAAAAGGTAGTCACGGTGCCGGTTTTTGGTCTGCTCCCGGCGGCCATTTAGAGTTTGGCGAAACGCCAGAACTGTGCGCCCGGAGAGAAGCTTTAGAAGAAACAGGCTTGCAACTCGAGGTAGTGCATCCCGGCCCTTGGGTTAACGATATTTTCACTCTCGAGCAAAAACACTATGTGACGCTGTTTTGTGTTGCGCAATCCAAACCTGAGCAGGGCGAGCCGATTAACACCGAGCCAGAGAAGTGCGAAGGCTGGCACTGGTTTAATTGTGACCAATTACCACAGCCGCTTTTTCAACCACTTGAAGACTTGATAGAAAAA is a window from the Ewingella sp. CoE-038-23 genome containing:
- a CDS encoding nucleotide triphosphate diphosphatase NUDT15; the encoded protein is MMSLMPRIGVGVLIFREGKLLLGRRKGSHGAGFWSAPGGHLEFGETPELCARREALEETGLQLEVVHPGPWVNDIFTLEQKHYVTLFCVAQSKPEQGEPINTEPEKCEGWHWFNCDQLPQPLFQPLEDLIEKVGNIKNLI